A genomic region of Mycobacterium sp. Aquia_213 contains the following coding sequences:
- a CDS encoding fatty acid desaturase family protein, which produces MSHDKITLTPEQADAFGRELDAIRDRVMADLGEVDADYIRRVIKTQRALEVGGRVLLYLPPAWLLGTAMLGVAKILDNMEIGHNIMHGQYDWMRDPTISGRSFEWDTACPADQWRHSHNYMHHTHTNIVGMDRDIGYGILRMSEDQKWHPYYLGNPVYAFLLMVLFQYGVALHELETEKIRSGEIRVWDKRDVLKAIWKKTKRQTLKDYVAFPLLAGPFAPFVFTGNMTANLMRNVWSYMIIFCGHFPDGTQEFTIEETKDESRGQWYFRQVLGSANLTGGKIFHLLSGNLSHQIEHHLFPDMPARRYSDVAPEVQEICERYGIPYNRGPLLQQFGTVVRKIVKLTLPDPGKLTSLLPKIKADKPADREPVAA; this is translated from the coding sequence GGCCGACGCATTCGGCCGTGAACTCGACGCCATCAGAGATCGCGTGATGGCAGACCTCGGCGAAGTAGACGCCGACTACATCCGCCGCGTCATCAAAACCCAACGGGCGCTGGAAGTCGGCGGACGCGTTCTGCTGTACCTGCCGCCGGCCTGGCTGCTGGGCACCGCGATGCTGGGCGTCGCGAAAATCCTGGACAACATGGAGATCGGCCACAACATCATGCACGGCCAGTACGACTGGATGCGTGACCCGACCATCTCCGGGCGCTCCTTCGAATGGGACACCGCCTGCCCGGCCGACCAATGGCGGCACTCGCACAACTACATGCACCACACCCACACCAACATCGTCGGGATGGACCGCGACATCGGCTACGGCATCCTGCGGATGAGCGAGGACCAGAAGTGGCACCCGTACTACCTGGGTAACCCGGTCTACGCGTTCCTGCTGATGGTGCTGTTCCAGTACGGCGTCGCGCTGCACGAACTGGAGACCGAGAAGATCCGCTCCGGGGAGATCCGGGTCTGGGACAAGCGTGATGTCCTCAAGGCCATTTGGAAAAAGACCAAGCGCCAGACGCTCAAGGACTACGTCGCCTTCCCGCTGTTGGCCGGCCCGTTCGCGCCGTTCGTCTTCACGGGCAACATGACGGCCAACCTGATGCGCAACGTGTGGTCGTACATGATCATCTTCTGCGGCCACTTCCCGGACGGCACCCAGGAATTCACCATCGAGGAGACCAAGGATGAGTCCCGCGGTCAGTGGTACTTCCGCCAGGTGCTGGGTTCGGCGAACCTGACCGGAGGCAAGATCTTTCATCTGCTGTCCGGCAACCTGTCACACCAGATCGAGCACCACCTGTTCCCGGACATGCCGGCCCGCCGGTATTCCGACGTCGCGCCCGAGGTGCAGGAGATCTGCGAGCGTTACGGGATCCCCTACAACAGGGGCCCGCTGCTGCAGCAGTTCGGCACCGTGGTGCGCAAGATTGTCAAGCTGACCTTGCCGGACCCCGGCAAACTGACGTCGTTGCTGCCGAAGATCAAGGCCGACAAGCCGGCCGATCGCGAGCCCGTCGCGGCCTGA